Proteins from one Microbacterium sp. Root553 genomic window:
- a CDS encoding ATP-dependent DNA ligase codes for MRYVIPSPMLAKAAPTVPDPAKYAGGLLFEPKWDGFRGLLAWDGDSVEIGSRGAKPLTRYFPELVEAVPRVLPQPCLLDGEIVVATGPLGEQRLDWEALSQRIHPAASRVATLATRTPAMFIAFDLLAVGEEDLLTTPFEERRTRLEALMSEVAHPLHITRTTRDRDAAVRWLQEFEGAGLDGVVAKPLDQPYAAGTRTLIKVKHARTADVVALGYRIHKSGSGVGSLLVGLFDSDGTLRQVGGVAAWSDARRRELVDELAPLVERDDAGAAVTDEGERSRFSGSKDVSFVRLRPERVLEVRYDQLEGSRFRHTVQFARWRPDRDARSCTYDQLDTVAGYDLADVLG; via the coding sequence ATGCGCTACGTGATCCCCTCCCCGATGCTGGCGAAGGCGGCACCGACGGTGCCCGACCCCGCGAAGTACGCCGGCGGACTGCTGTTCGAACCCAAATGGGACGGGTTCCGCGGCCTGCTCGCGTGGGACGGCGACAGCGTCGAGATCGGCTCCCGCGGGGCCAAGCCGCTCACCCGGTACTTCCCGGAGCTCGTCGAGGCGGTTCCACGGGTCCTGCCGCAGCCGTGTCTGCTCGACGGCGAGATCGTCGTCGCCACCGGACCGCTCGGTGAACAGCGCCTCGACTGGGAGGCTCTGAGCCAGCGCATCCATCCTGCGGCGTCGCGGGTGGCGACGCTGGCGACCCGGACCCCGGCCATGTTCATCGCCTTCGATCTGCTCGCCGTGGGTGAGGAGGACCTGCTGACGACGCCGTTCGAGGAGCGTCGCACCCGGCTGGAGGCCCTGATGTCCGAGGTCGCGCATCCGCTGCACATCACGCGGACGACACGCGACCGCGACGCCGCCGTGCGCTGGCTGCAGGAGTTCGAGGGCGCGGGCCTCGACGGTGTGGTGGCCAAGCCCCTGGATCAGCCCTACGCCGCGGGCACGCGGACTCTGATCAAGGTCAAGCACGCGCGCACCGCCGACGTCGTCGCCCTCGGCTACCGCATCCACAAGTCGGGATCCGGCGTCGGCTCGCTGCTCGTCGGGCTCTTCGACTCGGACGGGACGCTGCGGCAGGTGGGCGGCGTCGCCGCCTGGAGCGACGCGCGCCGCAGGGAGCTCGTCGACGAGCTCGCCCCGCTCGTCGAACGAGACGACGCGGGTGCTGCGGTGACGGACGAGGGCGAACGCTCGCGGTTCAGCGGCTCGAAGGACGTCTCGTTCGTGCGACTGCGGCCCGAGCGCGTGCTCGAGGTGCGCTACGACCAGCTCGAGGGATCGCGCTTCCGGCACACCGTGCAGTTCGCGCGTTGGCGACCCGACCGCGACGCGCGCTCGTGCACCTACGACCAGCTCGACACCGTCGCCGGCTACGATCTCGCCGACGTCCTCGGCTGA
- the ligD gene encoding non-homologous end-joining DNA ligase — protein sequence MASERIPLTVSDPDAEREVVLSSPNRVIWPDAGITKAELAEYLQIVSGPFLEANGNRPVSLERFRDGIGSDGFFSKNPPKGTPEYVDAVTVTYNSGRRHPQIVLNRPSAIVWAAQMNTIVFHPWASLATDPDTPVELRIDLDPQPGTGFSDAIVAAHALREVLSEAGLDAFVKTSGNRGLHVFAPIEPSHEFLEVRHAVIAAGRELERRMPDRVTMNWWKEERGERIFIDFNQANRDRTMAGAYSPRALPGATVSMPVHWDELDGLDPARFTVRSVPSRLEEVGDAWARMQQKPGRIDTLLEWWQRDTEAGLGELSFPPEFPKMPGEPPRVQPSKKVAAHWDENGDAVEE from the coding sequence ATGGCCTCAGAACGCATCCCCCTGACCGTCTCGGATCCGGATGCCGAGCGCGAGGTCGTGCTGTCCAGCCCGAATCGGGTGATCTGGCCCGACGCGGGGATCACGAAGGCCGAGCTCGCCGAGTACCTGCAGATCGTCAGCGGGCCGTTCCTCGAGGCGAACGGCAACCGGCCCGTCTCGCTCGAGCGGTTCCGTGACGGGATCGGCAGCGACGGCTTCTTCTCGAAGAACCCGCCCAAGGGCACGCCCGAGTACGTGGATGCGGTGACCGTGACGTACAACAGCGGCCGACGGCATCCGCAGATCGTGCTGAACCGGCCGAGCGCGATCGTCTGGGCCGCGCAGATGAACACGATCGTCTTCCATCCGTGGGCCTCTCTCGCCACTGATCCCGACACCCCCGTCGAGTTGCGGATCGATCTCGACCCGCAGCCCGGCACCGGCTTCTCCGATGCGATCGTCGCCGCGCACGCTCTGCGCGAGGTGCTGAGCGAGGCGGGACTCGACGCGTTCGTGAAGACGAGCGGCAACCGCGGTCTGCACGTGTTCGCCCCCATCGAGCCGTCGCACGAGTTCCTCGAGGTCAGGCACGCCGTGATCGCCGCCGGTCGGGAGCTGGAGCGTCGCATGCCCGACCGGGTCACCATGAACTGGTGGAAGGAAGAACGCGGCGAGCGGATCTTCATCGACTTCAACCAGGCCAATCGCGACCGCACGATGGCCGGGGCGTACAGCCCGCGGGCGCTGCCGGGGGCCACCGTGTCGATGCCGGTGCACTGGGACGAGCTCGACGGTCTCGACCCCGCGCGGTTCACCGTGCGCAGCGTCCCGTCGCGGCTCGAGGAGGTCGGCGACGCCTGGGCGCGGATGCAGCAGAAGCCGGGCCGCATCGACACGCTGCTCGAATGGTGGCAGCGCGACACCGAGGCCGGGCTGGGGGAGCTGTCGTTCCCGCCGGAGTTCCCCAAGATGCCCGGGGAGCCGCCGCGCGTGCAGCCCAGCAAGAAGGTCGCCGCGCACTGGGACGAGAACGGCGACGCCGTCGAGGAGTGA
- a CDS encoding SseB family protein codes for MALFSRRKKSADDVVADQSETQPDTEGTEVVPDAEAASVTDAASAPDAAPEQAEVAPTIGISVQAFRGVGAQAGPEVALPDPDATSAAPSATAGTAAPSAPAAAPAPEPVRRLPLAPALPPEQTETVAGMKDNVLLRESLKEIEQGATNEQLLGVLRQALQGHLYIRVNGDARAQISEGKPLAVAVVRDGERQFMLGFSSAAAVRDSVQLEKDPAATSAVAQPVTSVLQQVVSGDFAGLIVDNASTPHRVVFPTELLQKALEQADVDMTVKSLIAAPRQQDSEAKVGEALAKTRMWVAVNEGGTGGQVGIAEAQTPDGRRFLQLFSHPLEVLALGRGDRPLPFEPSQLASLLSNHLDMAGVIIDPAGPSIVVERDALTSVLIMSVDVGE; via the coding sequence ATGGCCCTGTTCTCACGCCGCAAGAAGTCCGCAGACGACGTCGTCGCCGACCAGAGCGAGACCCAGCCCGACACCGAGGGTACCGAGGTCGTGCCCGACGCGGAGGCCGCCTCCGTCACGGACGCCGCCTCCGCACCGGATGCCGCCCCCGAGCAGGCGGAGGTCGCACCGACCATCGGCATCTCGGTGCAGGCGTTCCGCGGGGTGGGCGCGCAGGCGGGACCCGAGGTCGCTCTGCCCGACCCCGACGCCACCTCCGCGGCTCCGTCCGCGACCGCAGGCACCGCGGCGCCGTCGGCTCCTGCGGCAGCACCCGCACCCGAGCCCGTTCGCCGACTGCCGCTGGCCCCCGCGCTGCCCCCGGAGCAGACCGAGACGGTCGCAGGCATGAAGGACAACGTCCTGCTGCGCGAGTCGCTCAAGGAGATCGAGCAGGGCGCGACGAACGAGCAGCTCCTCGGAGTGCTCCGGCAGGCACTGCAGGGGCACCTCTACATCCGCGTGAACGGCGACGCCCGCGCCCAGATCAGCGAGGGCAAGCCGCTCGCGGTCGCTGTCGTGCGCGATGGCGAGCGTCAGTTCATGCTCGGCTTCAGCTCGGCCGCCGCCGTGCGCGACTCGGTGCAGCTCGAGAAGGACCCGGCGGCGACCTCGGCTGTCGCCCAGCCGGTGACCTCGGTGCTGCAGCAGGTCGTCTCGGGCGACTTCGCCGGTCTGATCGTCGACAATGCGTCGACGCCGCACCGGGTGGTGTTCCCCACCGAGCTGCTGCAGAAGGCTCTCGAGCAGGCCGATGTCGACATGACGGTCAAGTCGCTCATCGCCGCTCCCCGCCAGCAGGACTCGGAGGCGAAGGTGGGCGAGGCGCTCGCCAAGACCCGCATGTGGGTGGCCGTGAACGAAGGCGGCACCGGCGGGCAGGTCGGGATCGCCGAGGCGCAGACGCCGGACGGACGACGGTTCCTGCAGCTCTTCTCGCACCCTCTGGAGGTGCTCGCGCTGGGCCGAGGCGATCGACCGCTGCCGTTCGAGCCTTCGCAGCTCGCCTCGCTGCTCTCGAATCACCTCGACATGGCCGGCGTCATCATCGACCCCGCGGGTCCGAGCATCGTCGTGGAGCGCGACGCGCTCACCTCGGTGCTGATCATGTCGGTCGACGTGGGGGAGTGA
- a CDS encoding ATP-dependent helicase — MTEAPLIVPGSVGPRSTGAQGQDDLLAGLNPQQLEAVTYRGPALLIVAGAGSGKTSVLTRRIASLLRSREAWPSQILAITFTNKAAGEMRERVEGIVGEAAKGMWISTFHSACVRILRREAQQFGFTKSFTIYDSGDSRALIKRLVKEHEADAYGLTPGAVQSRISKLKNELSDADAYARQANMSDPAERIFVELFADYQRQLQKANAFDFDDLIGQTVYLFRAFPQVADTYRRRFRHVLVDEYQDTNHAQYALIHELTRPVTGESSDPYASNGMMIFEPDTAPELEGASLTVVGDSDQSIYAFRGADIRNISEFERDFPGARVVLLEQNYRSTQNILSAANAVIGNNFDRKDKKLWSDKGDGDAIIGFTGYSQHDEAQFVADEVESLRRSGMPYSEMAVFYRTNSQSRALEEIFIRSAVPYKIMGGTKFYERAEIKDALAYLVAVANPADEMAVRRILNKPRRGIGDVSESAIARFADAHEITFRQALSVPDQLGFGPKIQAGIAQLDAVLAEATEIMLPASGELPPPTSVADGLSVLLSKSGYLDALRASRDPQDEARVENLDEFVAVARDFARNNPEGTIVDFLTEVALVSDADDLDDESGSVSLMTMHTAKGLEYDAVFVTGVEEDLIPHRISAGEPGGPQEERRLFYVGITRARKRLHLSLAMTRAQFGEVTVAMPSRFLQEIPAGLIDWRQSPGDVNSRGGTQSRALNARRAGGFGGSGSGSGDRFAVKQLPGRDALKPLSTAMDKFPNRVTAKMRDNGDLELTAGDRIRHSDFGEGRVDAVTGEGAKRIAHVRFDSAGQKKLLIKVAPIEKI; from the coding sequence ATGACCGAAGCCCCTCTCATCGTCCCCGGATCCGTCGGCCCACGCTCCACAGGGGCGCAGGGGCAAGACGATCTGCTTGCCGGCCTCAACCCTCAGCAGCTCGAGGCTGTGACCTATCGCGGCCCCGCTCTGCTCATCGTGGCGGGTGCCGGTTCGGGCAAGACCAGCGTGCTCACGCGCCGCATCGCGTCGCTCCTGAGGTCGCGAGAGGCCTGGCCGAGCCAGATCCTGGCGATCACCTTCACCAACAAGGCCGCCGGCGAGATGCGCGAGCGCGTCGAGGGGATCGTCGGCGAGGCGGCGAAGGGCATGTGGATCTCGACGTTCCATTCCGCGTGCGTCCGCATCCTGCGCCGCGAGGCCCAGCAGTTCGGCTTCACGAAGTCGTTCACCATCTACGACTCCGGTGATTCGCGCGCGCTCATCAAGCGACTCGTCAAAGAGCACGAGGCCGATGCCTACGGGCTCACCCCTGGAGCGGTCCAGTCCCGGATCTCGAAGCTCAAGAACGAGCTGTCCGACGCCGACGCCTACGCGCGCCAGGCGAACATGTCCGATCCCGCCGAGCGCATCTTCGTCGAGCTCTTCGCCGACTACCAGCGCCAGCTGCAGAAGGCCAACGCCTTCGACTTCGACGATCTGATCGGGCAGACGGTGTACCTGTTCCGCGCCTTCCCGCAGGTCGCCGACACCTACCGCCGTCGATTCCGTCACGTCCTCGTCGACGAGTACCAGGACACCAATCACGCGCAGTACGCGCTGATCCACGAGCTGACGCGACCCGTGACGGGCGAGTCGTCCGACCCGTATGCCTCGAACGGCATGATGATCTTCGAGCCCGACACCGCCCCGGAGCTCGAGGGCGCATCCCTCACCGTGGTCGGTGACTCCGACCAGTCGATCTACGCGTTCCGCGGAGCCGACATCCGCAACATCAGCGAGTTCGAGCGCGACTTCCCCGGCGCGCGCGTCGTGCTGCTCGAGCAGAACTACCGCTCGACGCAGAACATCCTCTCGGCGGCGAACGCCGTGATCGGCAACAACTTCGACCGCAAGGACAAGAAGCTCTGGAGCGACAAGGGCGACGGTGACGCGATCATCGGCTTCACCGGATACTCGCAGCACGACGAGGCGCAGTTCGTCGCCGACGAGGTCGAGTCGCTGCGGCGTTCCGGTATGCCCTACTCGGAGATGGCCGTCTTCTACCGCACCAACTCGCAGTCGCGTGCGCTCGAAGAGATCTTCATCCGCTCCGCGGTGCCGTACAAGATCATGGGCGGCACGAAGTTCTACGAGCGTGCCGAGATCAAAGACGCTCTCGCCTATCTCGTCGCGGTGGCGAATCCCGCCGACGAGATGGCTGTGCGGCGCATCTTGAACAAACCGCGTCGCGGCATCGGCGACGTCTCCGAGTCCGCCATCGCGCGTTTCGCCGATGCGCACGAGATCACCTTCCGTCAGGCTCTGTCGGTGCCGGACCAGCTGGGTTTCGGTCCGAAGATCCAGGCGGGGATCGCCCAGCTCGACGCGGTGCTCGCCGAGGCGACCGAGATCATGCTGCCCGCGTCGGGTGAGCTCCCGCCGCCGACCTCGGTGGCCGACGGGCTGAGCGTGTTGCTGTCGAAGAGCGGGTACCTCGACGCGCTCCGCGCCAGTCGCGACCCGCAGGACGAGGCGCGGGTCGAGAACCTCGACGAGTTCGTCGCGGTCGCCCGGGACTTCGCGCGCAACAACCCCGAGGGCACCATCGTCGACTTCCTCACCGAGGTCGCTCTGGTGTCCGACGCCGATGACCTCGACGACGAGTCGGGCTCCGTCTCGCTGATGACGATGCACACCGCGAAGGGGCTCGAGTACGACGCCGTCTTCGTCACCGGAGTCGAAGAAGACCTGATCCCGCACCGCATCTCGGCCGGCGAACCGGGTGGGCCTCAGGAGGAGCGCCGTCTCTTCTACGTGGGCATCACCCGCGCGCGCAAGCGCCTGCACCTGTCGCTGGCGATGACGAGGGCGCAGTTCGGCGAGGTCACGGTCGCCATGCCGAGTCGGTTCCTGCAGGAGATCCCGGCGGGGCTCATCGACTGGCGCCAGTCGCCGGGCGACGTGAACTCGCGCGGAGGAACGCAGTCTCGTGCGCTGAATGCGCGCCGAGCAGGTGGCTTCGGCGGCTCCGGATCCGGGTCGGGCGACCGCTTCGCGGTCAAGCAGCTCCCCGGACGCGACGCGCTGAAGCCGCTGTCGACGGCCATGGACAAGTTCCCGAACCGTGTCACGGCGAAGATGCGCGACAACGGAGATCTCGAGCTCACCGCCGGCGATCGCATCCGCCACTCCGACTTCGGCGAGGGGCGCGTCGACGCCGTGACCGGCGAAGGGGCCAAGCGCATCGCGCACGTGCGCTTCGACTCCGCCGGTCAGAAGAAGCTCCTCATCAAGGTCGCACCGATCGAGAAGATCTGA
- a CDS encoding lamin tail domain-containing protein encodes MSRLHPAAAVTTVCALSAAALLAVPLAATGAETGIRINEVESSGGTPGDWIEFVNSSDSLVDLSGYVVRDNGDDESYTFPEGTTVAPGAYLVLDEVNAGVGDFTFGLGKDDQVRLFDPNGVLADETAWTQHAEVTWGAREVAGTIEWAATSESTKGAANVFAADNPMDGTIVINEVDSQPADWIEFYNAGDAPFDISGYEIRDNSDDHRWQFRPGTEIAAGGFLVVDEASIGLVDGVETAFRDPIGIGSADRIRLFDATEILVDDTLPWSGHAAIDGDVAAATLARCPDGEGAFVLSYSTPGAPNSCVMPDVVINEIESNGDATDWVEVVNTGSTPVDLSGWTVMDGDPVGHAAEATPLPADTIIEPGAYFVFDQPTDFVFGLGNGDTVTLRDASLGVVDEHVYVEHAAGVLARCADGRGDFVDIAVSTKGARNACGNPVRINEVESDGGSPDDWVELVNPTASALDVSGIVVKDEDDTHSYAIPAGTTISAGAHLVIERAALGFGLGDADAVRVFDGDLLVDSTTWGAEHATTTWGRCPDITGAFAATAESTKGVANVCAGEIAVSTWPGSAEVRVLDTAPTFLEDSSGLDVQETMDGAFLWAVDNGDGRIWKLEAHADGSFSQLVGWESGKRVRFQKDSADPDAAGPDTEGITVDGDGYVYVASERDNSTKGANENTVLKVDPEASSGDLVAQQEWDLTALLPAVGANLGMEAVQWVPDTALHGTLFDVNTGAAYDSTDYAGHGDGLFFVAVEDNGHVYAFALAADGTATLVSEIAPGLDGVMALDYDSVLDVLWAVCDDGCHGQSAQITLNGTAQPGVAHFARPAGMPDINNEGFATAPASLSVDGQRPVWWFADGFASEALRVGTLPGATSENPGENPGENPGENPGEDPGENPGGQTPPLPDTAVTDENRDSGALAVTGAELPVVAVLLALTLVVAGMIAVGRRRRTG; translated from the coding sequence ATGTCCCGCCTGCATCCCGCGGCTGCGGTCACGACGGTCTGCGCGCTCAGCGCTGCCGCTCTGCTCGCCGTGCCTCTCGCCGCCACCGGTGCCGAAACCGGCATCCGCATCAACGAAGTCGAATCCAGCGGAGGCACGCCCGGCGACTGGATCGAGTTCGTCAATTCTTCCGACTCCCTCGTCGATCTCAGCGGGTACGTCGTGAGGGACAACGGCGATGACGAGTCGTACACGTTCCCGGAGGGGACGACGGTCGCCCCCGGCGCCTATCTGGTGCTCGACGAGGTGAACGCCGGAGTCGGCGACTTCACCTTCGGGCTCGGCAAGGACGACCAGGTGAGACTCTTCGACCCGAACGGCGTGCTCGCCGACGAGACGGCCTGGACGCAGCATGCCGAGGTCACCTGGGGTGCGCGCGAGGTCGCGGGCACGATCGAGTGGGCGGCCACGAGCGAATCCACGAAGGGCGCGGCGAACGTTTTCGCGGCCGACAACCCGATGGACGGCACGATCGTCATCAACGAAGTCGATTCGCAGCCGGCGGACTGGATCGAGTTCTACAACGCGGGCGATGCTCCCTTCGACATCTCCGGGTACGAGATCCGCGACAACTCCGACGACCACCGCTGGCAGTTCCGGCCGGGCACCGAGATCGCGGCTGGTGGGTTCCTCGTCGTCGATGAGGCCTCCATCGGTCTCGTCGACGGCGTCGAGACCGCGTTCCGTGATCCGATCGGCATCGGCAGCGCCGACCGCATCCGTCTCTTCGACGCCACCGAGATCCTGGTCGACGACACGCTCCCGTGGTCGGGCCACGCCGCCATCGACGGTGACGTCGCCGCTGCGACGCTCGCACGCTGTCCCGACGGTGAGGGGGCCTTCGTGCTCAGCTACTCGACTCCGGGGGCTCCGAACTCGTGCGTGATGCCCGACGTCGTCATCAACGAGATCGAGTCCAACGGAGATGCGACCGACTGGGTCGAGGTCGTCAACACCGGCAGCACCCCGGTGGATCTCTCCGGCTGGACCGTGATGGACGGCGATCCGGTCGGCCATGCGGCGGAGGCGACTCCGCTGCCGGCTGACACGATCATCGAGCCCGGCGCCTACTTCGTGTTCGACCAGCCGACGGACTTCGTGTTCGGTCTGGGCAACGGCGACACCGTCACTCTGCGCGACGCGAGCCTCGGCGTCGTCGACGAGCACGTGTACGTCGAACACGCCGCAGGCGTGCTCGCCCGCTGCGCCGACGGCAGGGGAGACTTCGTCGACATCGCCGTCTCGACCAAGGGTGCGCGCAACGCCTGCGGCAACCCCGTGCGCATCAACGAGGTCGAGTCCGACGGCGGATCACCCGACGACTGGGTCGAGCTCGTCAACCCGACCGCATCCGCTCTCGATGTGTCGGGGATCGTCGTGAAGGACGAGGACGACACCCACTCCTACGCGATCCCGGCAGGTACGACGATCTCGGCCGGTGCGCATCTCGTGATCGAGCGCGCCGCTCTCGGTTTCGGACTGGGCGACGCAGACGCGGTGCGTGTCTTCGACGGTGACCTGCTCGTCGATTCGACGACGTGGGGCGCGGAGCACGCGACGACCACGTGGGGGCGCTGCCCCGACATCACCGGAGCGTTCGCCGCGACTGCGGAGAGCACGAAGGGCGTCGCGAACGTCTGCGCCGGAGAGATCGCGGTCTCGACCTGGCCCGGGTCGGCCGAGGTGCGCGTGCTCGACACCGCGCCGACGTTCCTCGAGGACAGTTCGGGCCTGGACGTGCAGGAGACGATGGACGGCGCGTTCCTCTGGGCCGTCGACAACGGCGACGGACGCATCTGGAAGCTGGAGGCCCACGCCGACGGCTCGTTCTCGCAGCTCGTGGGCTGGGAATCCGGCAAGCGGGTGCGGTTCCAGAAGGATTCCGCCGACCCGGACGCCGCGGGTCCTGACACAGAGGGCATCACGGTCGACGGCGACGGATACGTCTACGTCGCCTCCGAGCGCGACAACAGCACCAAGGGAGCGAACGAGAACACCGTGCTCAAGGTGGACCCGGAGGCGTCCTCCGGCGATCTCGTCGCCCAGCAGGAGTGGGACCTCACAGCTCTGCTGCCCGCCGTCGGTGCGAACCTCGGCATGGAGGCCGTGCAGTGGGTTCCGGACACCGCCCTGCACGGCACGCTCTTCGACGTCAACACGGGCGCGGCCTATGACTCGACCGACTACGCCGGTCACGGTGATGGCCTGTTCTTCGTCGCCGTCGAGGACAACGGTCATGTGTACGCCTTCGCGCTCGCTGCCGACGGCACCGCGACGCTGGTCTCGGAGATCGCACCCGGGCTCGACGGCGTCATGGCGCTCGACTACGACAGCGTGCTCGACGTGCTGTGGGCGGTGTGCGACGACGGCTGCCACGGTCAGTCGGCGCAGATCACGTTGAACGGCACCGCACAGCCCGGTGTGGCGCACTTCGCGCGCCCTGCCGGCATGCCCGACATCAACAACGAGGGCTTCGCGACCGCGCCCGCCTCGCTGTCGGTCGACGGACAGCGCCCCGTGTGGTGGTTCGCCGACGGCTTCGCCTCGGAGGCGCTGCGGGTGGGGACCCTGCCCGGCGCGACGAGCGAGAACCCCGGTGAGAACCCCGGTGAGAACCCCGGTGAGAACCCCGGCGAAGACCCCGGCGAGAACCCCGGCGGCCAGACGCCACCTCTGCCCGACACCGCTGTCACCGACGAGAACCGTGACAGCGGCGCGCTCGCGGTCACCGGAGCCGAGCTGCCGGTGGTGGCGGTGCTGCTGGCGCTGACGCTGGTGGTCGCCGGCATGATCGCGGTCGGTCGTCGACGCCGCACCGGCTGA
- a CDS encoding YccF domain-containing protein: protein MRTILNIIWLIFAGLALFLGYMLAGILLCIPIVTIPWAIASFRIARYAIWPFGREIVSKPTSGVGSFLGNVLWVILAGWWLAIGHIVSGLALCITIIGIPLGIADFKMVPVSLMPLGKEIVSRKGAFDRTL, encoded by the coding sequence GTGCGCACGATCCTCAACATCATCTGGCTGATCTTCGCCGGCCTCGCCCTGTTCCTCGGCTACATGCTCGCAGGGATCCTGCTGTGCATCCCGATCGTGACGATCCCGTGGGCGATCGCGTCGTTCCGTATCGCGCGCTATGCCATCTGGCCGTTCGGACGCGAGATCGTCAGCAAGCCGACCTCGGGTGTCGGCTCGTTCCTCGGCAACGTGCTCTGGGTCATCCTCGCCGGCTGGTGGCTGGCGATCGGTCATATCGTCTCCGGGCTCGCGCTGTGCATCACGATCATCGGCATCCCGCTGGGTATCGCCGATTTCAAGATGGTGCCGGTCTCGCTGATGCCGCTCGGCAAGGAGATCGTGTCCCGCAAGGGCGCGTTCGACCGCACCCTCTGA
- a CDS encoding glycerophosphodiester phosphodiesterase family protein, with amino-acid sequence MPSKSPLVIGHRGAPGYRPEHTRSSYELALAMGVDAVEPDVIATKDGVLVVRHENEISGTTDVAAHPEFADRRTTKRVDGHSLTGWFTEDFTWDELATLRSRERVPALRASSASFDGAEPILRLVDVLDLVRKGAREHGRDIGVVLEVKHATHFAGIGLDLAPLIERDLRAAGWADGGLPLIIESFEQTVLGQLRACGIVASYIYLVEAAGRPYDLVSALGAHAPDYPSAVTPRGLDELVGTVDGVSVDKRMLLAAGSSIVADAHARGLEVFTWTCRPENSFLAKRFRGRGGPAAFGDYEAEWGVIAGTGVDGVFVDHPDLGVAFFCG; translated from the coding sequence GTGCCCAGCAAATCGCCCCTCGTGATCGGGCATCGCGGTGCGCCCGGCTACCGTCCGGAACACACCCGATCCTCGTACGAGCTCGCTCTCGCGATGGGGGTGGACGCCGTGGAGCCCGACGTCATCGCGACGAAGGACGGTGTGCTCGTCGTCCGGCACGAGAACGAGATCTCGGGGACGACCGATGTCGCGGCCCATCCCGAGTTCGCCGATCGACGCACCACGAAGCGCGTGGACGGACACTCGCTGACGGGCTGGTTCACCGAGGACTTCACCTGGGACGAGCTCGCGACGCTCCGCAGCCGCGAGCGGGTGCCCGCGCTGAGGGCATCCAGCGCGAGCTTCGACGGCGCGGAGCCGATCCTCCGTCTCGTCGACGTGCTCGACCTGGTGCGCAAGGGGGCACGAGAGCACGGCCGCGACATCGGCGTCGTGCTCGAGGTGAAGCACGCCACCCACTTCGCCGGTATCGGCCTCGATCTCGCTCCGCTGATCGAACGCGATCTGCGCGCCGCCGGCTGGGCCGACGGCGGGCTCCCGCTGATCATCGAGAGCTTCGAGCAGACGGTGCTGGGGCAGCTGAGGGCGTGCGGCATCGTGGCGTCCTACATCTACCTGGTCGAGGCGGCCGGACGCCCGTACGACCTGGTCTCCGCGCTCGGCGCGCACGCCCCCGACTATCCGTCCGCGGTCACCCCGCGCGGTCTCGACGAACTCGTCGGCACGGTCGACGGCGTCAGCGTCGACAAGCGGATGCTGCTCGCTGCGGGCAGCAGCATCGTCGCCGACGCCCATGCCCGCGGACTCGAGGTCTTCACCTGGACTTGCCGGCCCGAGAACTCCTTCCTCGCGAAGAGGTTCCGGGGGCGGGGCGGCCCCGCCGCGTTCGGCGACTACGAGGCCGAGTGGGGCGTCATCGCGGGCACCGGAGTCGACGGCGTCTTCGTCGATCACCCCGATCTGGGCGTCGCGTTCTTCTGCGGGTGA
- a CDS encoding Bax inhibitor-1/YccA family protein encodes MSNFAFNNPAFQQQDPRNVATYPGAPQGAQGAQTASFQHGTMDAAANAQLEGMYAAPPAGAIETDRMSVEDTVWKTAGLFGILLVTAAIGWVWTLGGLSAPVQNPYDQFQPNMLPWIVGALVGFVLAMVISFTSRKKVRPALIFAYAAFEGLFIGGISAFFEVLYPGIVFQATLATVSVVGVTLALFASGKIRASKKATKIFMIAMVGYLVFSLLNLVLTWTGVLGEGAAFGLLSKVEILGIPLGVIIGVLVVIMAAYSLVLDFDQIQQGVRNGAPRKYGWLGAFGIMVTVVWLYVEILRIIAIVRGNN; translated from the coding sequence ATGAGCAACTTCGCCTTCAACAATCCGGCGTTCCAGCAGCAGGATCCGCGCAACGTCGCGACCTACCCGGGTGCGCCGCAGGGCGCTCAGGGTGCGCAGACCGCCTCGTTCCAGCACGGCACGATGGATGCCGCCGCGAACGCCCAGCTGGAGGGCATGTACGCGGCTCCCCCGGCCGGCGCGATCGAGACCGACCGCATGTCCGTCGAGGACACGGTCTGGAAGACCGCGGGCCTCTTCGGCATCCTGCTGGTCACCGCCGCCATCGGCTGGGTCTGGACCCTCGGCGGTCTCTCGGCCCCGGTGCAGAACCCGTACGACCAGTTCCAGCCCAACATGCTGCCGTGGATCGTCGGCGCCCTCGTCGGATTCGTCCTCGCGATGGTCATCTCGTTCACCTCGCGCAAGAAGGTGCGCCCCGCGCTGATCTTCGCGTACGCCGCCTTCGAGGGTCTCTTCATCGGTGGCATCTCGGCGTTCTTCGAGGTCCTCTACCCCGGCATCGTCTTCCAGGCGACTCTGGCGACGGTCTCGGTCGTCGGCGTCACACTGGCGCTCTTCGCCAGCGGCAAGATCCGCGCGTCGAAGAAGGCCACGAAGATCTTCATGATCGCCATGGTCGGCTACCTGGTCTTCTCGCTGCTCAACCTCGTGCTCACCTGGACCGGCGTCCTCGGCGAGGGCGCGGCCTTCGGTCTTCTCAGCAAGGTCGAGATCCTGGGCATCCCGCTCGGCGTCATCATCGGCGTCCTCGTCGTCATCATGGCCGCCTACTCCCTGGTGCTCGACTTCGACCAGATCCAGCAGGGCGTGCGCAACGGTGCTCCCCGCAAGTACGGCTGGCTCGGGGCCTTCGGCATCATGGTCACCGTCGTGTGGCTGTACGTCGAGATCCTGCGCATCATCGCGATCGTGCGCGGCAACAACTGA